The DNA region CTGCCCTATTTCTGAAGAGAGCAGAATCCCCCTGCCGGGGTCAAGGAGGCTTCCTTCCCACTGCTGCTGTGGGGACAGAGGACGAGTCCAGGGGTGGCTGCCTGAAGACTGTTCCCCACTGCCCTCATTGTGCCACTTCTTAGGCTCTCATTGTCCATCGGTGGGTGTGGGGCCAGAGATCATCCTCTTATTTCCTCTCCcctgaaaaaacaaattatttttcaagtcaAACCAGATGAAACCCACCAGGGCTGCTGAATGCAGGGGACAGAGTGGCATAGGCTCCTGCCTGAGTTTAGGGGGCTAATGGCTGCTGCAGGAAAGGGCCCTTCTCCTGGGGTCTATGCAATCCTGTCAGCTGCCTCTGAAGGTCTTCTCCCAGAGGCCAGCAGCCTCCAGGGGCCCCAGATGGCAGGCCTTGGGCCATCCCTTGGTTTAGCTGCCCTGTCAGGGGACTCAGGCAGAGACAGACATACAGACAAGATGTGGAGCCCAAAATAGGGGGTACCCAGAGAAGGCTGGCCCCTCAGCTCAGCCAtccagggaggctgggaggcctACAAAGCAGACAGGATGACTGGCATGGGTCTGTGGGAGAGGCACGGCGCCAGGGAGGCCAACAGGGCTGTGTCCACGGGACACTAGAGTACCAGTCTGAGCACCATGCAGGACACTGCCAGGTTGGGGAGGTAGTAGGAGTGCCTGGAGCTCCCAGAGCTGACACCTGGAGCCCAAGCAAGGGCGGCCAAGAGGACCCCCAGGGCAGCTCCTGGCCACTCTCCCAAAGCCATGGCACTGGAGCCGTGGTACTCAGGCCTGTCCTGGGTGGTGGTGCTGGCCCGTGGTGCTCTCTGGAAGGCCTGGAGAGCATGGGGGCTGGAGGGCTGGTTCACAGACAAGCTCCTGGGTTCGCTCAACAGAGCCTGTTTTCTGAAAATGTGATGGTCCCTCGCCTTGACAATGAGCAGGCCAGCATCAGTCAAGCCTCTGTGGCTGAGTCCTTCCGCCCAGCTGCAAGTGGGAGTCTCCGGAAATTCTTAAACCCAATGCCCAGACCGCATCCCCGAACAAACCAAAATTTCTGGGGTGGTGCCCCGCCACCTCTGTTTTTCCAGATGTCCCTCAGCCGGCTGAATTGTGCAGGGAGAGGTAAGGAGACTCAGTGTCTCACCAGCTGGGGCACAACTTCTGTCATAATTTTCAAAAGTGTGATTACTGTTTGGGACACACTGGGCCTCAGGGGGCCTTCTGACTGACTACCTTGTCACCTGCAGTAGCAGTGTGGAGAATCTCCTCTTCCTTCAAACACAGATGCCAAAGTGGCTTTCATGCCCGTCTCTATGCAATAGAAGCTTCAAGTGCAATAAACAGATTATATAAGGGGCCATCAGGGAGGAATGAGTGCTTTGAAGAAAGGACAAAGCAGGATGAGGGCAGGGAGTGACTGGAGATGAGGAGGATCCAAGATGAACTCCATGAGAATAGAGGGACCACACACAGGTCCCAAAGGGCAGTGAGGAGGCCAGAGTGGCCGAAGCAGCATGAAGATGGGAAGGAGAGGGTCAGGGTGAGGCCTGAGAGCAGCAGGCTTTGTAGCCTTGGTCCGGCTCCAGGTTTTACCAGTGATGTAGGAAGCTACTGGAAGATTCTGAGCAGGGGAGTGGCAAAATCctcttatgtttttaattttttccagtgttgcaaaatccacaaaatatttactgtcttaaccattttaaatatacagttccATGGGATTAAATGCATTTATAATGGGCAACTCATCCCCAATAATCTCCATGAGTTTTCCTCTTGGAAGCAATGACTCCTGGAGATTGTCATCCTCTGTCCCCACAGGGAGGAGGCCTGTGAGAGCTTGAGGAGGCCCAGcgtgagtgggggtggggagctgtCCTTGGGCAGCTACTCTGCCATCACTGGAGCTGGGGGTAAGGGACAGACCAGGATGAGGCAGAGAATAAGGAGAGACGTCATTGAATTTTTCCTAGGGACCAAGGAATCCTAGCTGGATTCGGTGTGGAATCtaagggaaagaaataaagatgaacCCCAGTTTTCTTGGTAAGCAGTGGTTTATGAGGTAGAGAAGCAGGTAGAAGGAGCAGGttggggagaggtgggagggatgCCAAGAGTCCCGTTTGGTCGTGTTGCATTTGAGGTGCTCATGAGGAGGTCGAGGAGTGGCTGGATAACAGGGTCAAGCTGGAAACATAAAGCTCGGGGTCATCAGGTCCTGGTTGGTGGTAGCACAGGGCGCTGGCTGCGACCCTAAGCGAGCAAACACAGGAGAGGAGGCATGAGGGAAACAGGGAAGGAGCATCGGCCAGGACCTGGGGCTCCTGGAGGGACTCAGGAAGCAAGGAGGGGTCCCTAGTCTAGTCACACCCGACTGTAACTCGAGAGACAGACTGGTGTAGACAAGCCAGTTGCGTGAAGCCATGAAAGAACATGAAGTTGTGTTTTAAAAGTCTTGGTTGGGttcagtggcgcacacctgtaatcccagcagcttgggaggctgaggcaggaggatcacaagttcaaagccagcctcagcaaaagtgaggccctaagcaactcagtgagaccctgtctctaaataaaagacaaaatagggctggggatgtggctccgtggtccagtggccctgagttcaatccccagtaaccccgctccccccccaaaaaagtcttCATCAGGAAGACAAGAGGCAGGGGGATCTTAAGCTGCTCACTGTCGCTGCTGGCTGGGGTACGCGGAGCTTCACCCGTcttgatttttgtcattgttagcatttttctatttaaaaaaaacagggttTAAAAGTAAAGGAGTGATCAACGCTTTCTAGTGCTGCTGAGCACAGAGCAAGGCGAGGACTGTGGGCCACGAATCAGGCAAGACAGGGCCGCTGGAGACCTTGACCGTGGCAGACGGAGTGGAGAGAAAGCATGGCTGGAACAGGCTCTCTCCTGGGAAGTGGGGAAATGAAGGTGGGAAGGGGGGAGACCACTCTTTTGAAGGGTTTTGACATCAAAAGAGTAAAGGAAGCGGTTGCTGGGGGGGAAAGGGGGCTGGCTTTGGAGATATGGGCTCAAGGAAGGGGAAGGATCCTGCAGCATCTGGGCGGATGGTAAGGCTGAGACCCAGAACAGAGGCGGGAAGGACTCATGGTACACGTGCTCAGAACAGTGGTCTGTGTGGAGGTGGGAGCCCTAGGTCTGGGGTAGCCAGGTCATCCCAGTCACCTGAGTGCACATCAAACCCCAGGACCTTAGGCCGGGCATAGACGCCCGAGTCTGAGCTGGCCTTAGGTCAGGCAGTGACAAGGCCCCGTCTGCTGGAGCCTGTGGGGCTGGAGATCCAATGCGGCAGCCACTGGCCCCGCAGGCCCTGCATCTGAGATTAGCAAAAATGATGCCTCAGCTGGGGGCTGGCTGGACAATATGGGTACCAGCCCCCACTGTGCAGGCTGGGGACTGCTGGCGGCTGGCCCGGGAGTAGCCCCTCTGGCCAATCCCAGACGAACTGGGAGGCCCGGAGCCTGCTCCTGTGATGGCCTCTCAGTGCTGCTCCCCCTCCTCATGCCCCAGGTCAGTCTTGCCCATCTCCTTCCAAAACCCTAACCCATGGACCGCTCCACACTATGGACTCTGGTGGCCACAGGTTGTAACTGACCAATCAAAACACATAACGGCGCAACAGAAGACACGTTCATATCTGTTTCTGATAAAATTCCAATTGGGCGATCCTGATGAGAGGGGACCCTCTCCAAGCATCGATTCAGGAACCAGACTCCTTTCACCAGGTGGCTCTGTCCCCTTCAGCACATGGTCCTCAAAGTCACTGTGAGGTCTGCTTCGAACTGCCAAGGGTTGACAGAGCAGGAGGAGCACATGGGGGCTTGGAGGGGACACACCAAGAAGTGGCGCAGCCCCACACATTGCTCATTGACACAGCTGTCCCCTTCCTGCCTGGttgcaagggaggctgggcagTGTCGCCCAGTTGTAAGCAGAGGAGAGACAGGGTTTGGTGGCCTGCCAGTGGGTCTGAAGCCCAAACCAGCAGCTCCACCACGGCcttccagcctccccagcctctgccttATTTTCCACCCTCTCTGACCTTGGCTCCGCTAACCACGCCCCCCCCCCAGGACATGCTAGGTCCAATGCCCTGCAGCTGCATTTAGAGCAGGAAGGGCCCAAGAAGAGACCAGTCCCTGAAGGTCAGACAGGCAAACAGGACATGTTTATTCCTCGAGAGTTTACAGGACCACAGCAGAGAGCAAAAGGGTCGTAGAGGTGGCCAGCAGTGGCAGAGGGCCCTTCCCGCTGCTTCCTCTTCCAGCCACCTGCCCAAGTCCTGGCACTCCACGGGCATTAAATATGGCAGCTGTGGGGCCCCAGCCTGAGCAGGTGAGCAGAAAGGAGGTGGGGAGATATGGCGGCCCTGCTGAAGCTGGGAGTGGAGGAAAAGCCACTGTGACTCGGTGGCTCCTCCTCCTTGAccttcccagcccctcccagtcCTGTCCCCTGATGCTGTTCCCTGCAGCATCAGGGAATCCCCGCCAGGAGAGCCCAGGGAGGGCCCGGATGTTCTGCCAAAGGAAAACTACTCTCTCTGGGGGTATCTGAGCAGTTGAGAGCCAGAGGAGCCCCAGGGTGGAGCAGGCACCCCCTTCCCAAGGCACCCACTACTTGCTCCACTGCTGGGACACATCTGTCCCTAAGTCTGAAACAAACACCCGAGGCAGGCAGGAGAGCAGCACAGGCCTGGGCAGCAGGGGGCAGTGCTGGAGCCCAGCCACTCGTCCTAGGAAGGGCGGACACAGAGAGGAGCCCCGGCTCTGCGAGCTCCTTCCCAGCCCCACGCCACCTCTGCCCCCCAAACTCTCTCCTTCTCATGGGGCAAGAGGGAGGTGCCAGGGAGGTCAAAAGGCAGGCGGGGAGGAGGCTGCGGGGAGGAGGGGAACCCAGAAGCCCCTTCCTGCTGTGCATTTGGGAAGGGGGGACCCGCTCCTGCCCCATCACCTCTCCAGTATGGCCAAGGGGACAAGGACCGAGATGCAGGGAGGCCTGGAGGAGCCAAGGCTACAGTGGACACAGACCAACAGGCAGAGAGCTGGGGCTGCCTCTGGGCAGGGGGCTCCTTTTACTCGCCGTCCCAGCCCCGGCTCATGGCCGCCACCACAAGCCCGTAGAGCTGGCTCCAGGCGGCCCGCATGGCCGGTGTGAAGGCCGGGCCCAGGCACTTCTCCAGCATGTAGAGCAGGGACTCACCCACCGTCTGCAGAGGCAAGGGGCGCCTAGTCATTCCAAAAGGCAGGAAGGCACTGCTCCAttgcacagatgagaaaaccgaggCCAAGGACTGGGAAGGGTTCCTGGCCTCCTTCTCTCCTGCACAGGGCTGATGCTTCTTAAGGAGGGTCCTATCCCAGTCCTTGGGAACCACACTGTGCCCACCTTCTCCCCAAATGTGACACATTACATCAAATAGAGCCTTCCACTCCACTCTTAGCTTTGCAACCACCCACGAGAGGATGAAGGCATTTCCTGGCTCCAAGTCATtgcccctgagcctcagttttcctccCCCGCAAGGCATCAGTCATAGAGTTAAGGGTCTAGGCTGCGGAGCCAGATAGACCTGTGTCCAGATTCTGACCACCACGGAAGAGCTGGGTGACCCTGAGCGAGTTGCATAACCTCTCTCAGCCTCAAGTTGCTATATCAATTAAACAGGCAAATTAAAAGTTCCAAGTCCTGGGCTTGTTGAGAGATTCAGTGGGATAATCTATAAAAAGCAGAGTATTTGCAAACACTAAGCCTTTGGCCATAATAATGCTCTCATTTGTTATTATTAATCAAATACGGTTTATTACTCACAGGCCAGCTTGGACCTACCAGCCCCTTCTGAACACCCAGCTGGATGCCAGATGTGGGTGATTCCAACCACACCGTGTGGATCAGAACTGCCTACTTGAGCTCTACCCTAAGAAATTAGAAATCGTTGCTTTAAGCCAGTGCTTTTTGGGGTGGTTTGATACCCAGCAGTGGAATGCTAAACCAACCAAAAATGCCCAAAGGCTTCTAAACTTTATagttctaaaaagaaaagaaaactgtatCAGAGAAGAGAActtggaggctcagagaggtcaagccAGCGTCAGAGTCACACAGCAGATAATAACTGATGCGGGCCACCAGAACTGGTCATCTGAACGGAAGGGCATGGGCGGAGAGAACAGGAGCTAGGGGAGGACTGGAAAGAGGAAGAACCCCTTTACCCACCGAGAAGGAGCTGAGCTTCACGCCCACTGCCCGGTGCTTCCTGCCCAGGCCAGCAAGGTACTCCTCCAGGGACGACAGGTCCTCCACATTGGTCACTGCAGTGTCAATCACGAGCATCACCTGCCAAGGCAGAGACAGCAGTGACAGAGAGGCCCGAGCAACCCTACTGCACATGACCACAACCCAGAACCCGGGGTCCCAACCAGAGGGCAGTGAGGGCTGCAGGGCCTGGGTTTTCCAGGACCAGGGGGACCTGGCACTCAGCGGGCGGGTACACCCCTGAAGGAagtccccctcctcctccaaggATCTCAAGTCCCTAACGTGCCTGCTGGATGGTGCTGTCTGCCCGGGacgaggggaaactgaggccctgtGAGGAGCCTTTAGGAAACCCCAACCCGGTTTCCATGGGCAGGAGTGCGTCAGTCCCCCTGATGGGGCGGGGTGGACAAGGTCAAGGGCAATGACAGGCTGGGACCAGCTGGCTAAGCACCGAttcagggaggaggggagccaTCACAGCAGTCACATCGAGCCCAGGGCAGAAGTCATCCTCCCTGTCCCAAGCCCCTCCTCCTCTGCTGGATCCTGGTGGCcactgagcccccccccccccgcccctcaCCTTCCTGATGTGGTCCAGGAACTCCGGGGAGGACAGGCAGTCCTCCGGGCTGGAGAACTGGCGGCCGTTGTACTGGAAGAGGGGCAGCAGCTCGGGCTCCAGGGCAAACAGcctgcggggggcgggggggggaggggaTCAGGGGAACAGGGGTCAGGCGTCGGGTGTGTCCAGCAAGCACCAGTGGACTTGGCTGGCCGGCAGCGAAGCTGAGCTTCAGTGGCGGCCAACAACCACAGCATACCCTCCCTCCTGGCACTGCCACCTTGCCAATGCCCTCCTCACCTCCCCCCAGACCCTGAAGGGCATCCCTGAGAGGACAGTAGTCCCCAGACCTCTTACACTACCTGGCACACAGTGGCCCCTCCATTAATATTAAGGAGGAGGTTTGGGACAGGAAGGCACCCTCAAGTAAGAAACCTGGAGCTACCTTGAGGAGGGGaccttcccccacccctgctcTTGGTTAGAACTTCTCAGTCTCATCACGTCTGAGGAAGCTCTGAGTACCAATGATTCTAGCAAAAACAAAATCCTTACTCTTACAGAACACTGAGTACTTCACAGGTGGTTGACTTGTAATTTTGTATCCCTCATAATTTTAAGCAGTGAGTGCCTTAGACCAATTCTACAAAGGAGGAAACAGAATCCCAGAGAGGCTAACAACCTGCTAAAAGTCACACAGCTTGAAAGTAGTGGAGCCACAGCAGATGGGGGGGGGGTGATCTTGGGGAAATCCAGGAGGCACAACCAGAAGCTATCAGCTTTATTCTTGAGGGTTCATGCTTTTGTGTAATTCTTGCAGCTCTGTTATGTATTGACTGGGTCTGAGGGGGTTGCAAAACTTGGTCAGAAGTTTTGGGCTGGCCTATGAAGCCAAGTTTCCTGAAAAACCCGGATGTAGAGTGTGGTCCCACTGGTGATGGTAGAGGGGTTCCAGAGAGAGACCCAGGGTGAGGCTGAAAATTAGCTTTCTCTGCCCCGTAGGACCTGCACACCCCCTACCCTTCTTCCTGGTGGTGAGACTTGGGTGTTTGTCACCCCTACTCTGGAGGTTTTCGGGTCCTAACCTGGTCCTTTCCCAGAAGGGTTTATCCTGCCGGTTGCTGGGAGTGAGCACTCCTGGGGCCCCGTTGCAGGAGCTCGCCCTGCCTGCCAGGCGCCTGGCACACCCTACCCACACCGGCCTTCGGGATGCTCCAGTCTCCTCCTACCGACGGCGGTAAGCACCCCTGCTGTCCCCACCCAAGAAACACTCAGGAAGTGCAGGGTCGAGGAGGGGACACAGCGCGGGACCAGCTTCCGCCCACCCAGGTGTAACCAGAGAGATTCGAGTGGAGGATCCCACCTGTCGCCAGCGAGGCCAGCTGAGAGCAGGGTGTGCTGCGCTGGCTCCTAAGATGCGCCCATGCCCCAGAGAAGAGCAGAAAAGGGTGCGCCACCCGTTGCCGCGCGGTGCGCTCTTCTGGCGCACATCTGGCAGGCCCCCCAGAGTCACCGCAGTGGGCCGGCTTTTCCTCCTCCGATCCCATTGCAGCTGCCTTGAAATCGCTCCTGGCGCGGCACCCCTTCGCCCACCCGCACCCCCGGGGCGCTCCGGCAGCCCTCACCTGGCGAACAGGACCGTGCCATGCTCCAGCGGGCTGCGGCTCACCGCCCTCCAGCTTTGCCGGATCAGCTCGGGCTCTGGGCGCTCCATGCTTTCTCCGGGACGCGAGGCGCAGCGCTGGGACCCTCGGGGCGCCGTCACCGCACGTGCCACGCCATCTCCGCGGCCACGCGGGCCCCTGCGCCTACGGCCCCTTGCCTCTGCCGGGCGGGGCCCAACAGCCGCTCCTCGCCTGGCCTGGAGCCAAGAGAAGATGCCCGCAGCCCGCCAAAGGTGGAAGCGCCCCCGGTGTCAGTCCTGCTGGCGCTTCCGGGGACCCCGCTGGGCTGCTGCGCCCTGCACCCAGCAGCTCTAGAGCCGCCCTTTAAAGCAACCGCGGCCCGGTCCCCCTCCTGTCCATCAGGGCGCACACTCCCTCTGCCACCGCCTTGGCCAGGGACGACCTGGAGGCCTTGGAAATGTCCAGGTTTAGAGCCGAACAAATCATTCAGGCTCTCTTGGCCTCAGCTTGTCACTCGGAAACTAGTGAGACTAGTTACTACATAGGGCGAGGAGCCCCAAAAAGACTGCGTTAAATTTGATTCTTCCTCTTAGTAAGACGCAGCTTGTGGCCACCTCTCCAACAAGCCCCATTCCAACACGGCCTGGAGACTGGAGTTTGTTGATTTGTGAGCACATGGTCTTTGCTCAAACGTGCCCATTTACTGTTTCTTTCTGTCAGGATGTGGAGCCAGTGGGCACCAGGTCATCTACCTTATGACTAGGCTGTCTGGTTGTCCAAGTTCTGAGTCTGACAGGGGCACCTTGGGAACTACTAGAGCTTTCAGCTTAGGAGTAGATCACAGTCATTTCCATCCAGACCCAGATTTTCCTGAGACCCCCATTTCTGGAAatctttgagttgtgtttgcaatCCCAGCCAGGGCAGTAGACGCGTTACAGATGTAGAAGGGGTTCAGCTCTACCATTCATTCCATGGCTCCATGGATTAttaaaaatcatgacttttttttttccccgaaTAGTACTAGTCCAGGTCAAACTCTCATGCCAACTCCTCAAGGTGTGCCCTGGCCACCTGTCCAAACCAAACTTTTCAACCATGAAAATTCCTTCAGCTGCCCAGACTCAGCAGCCTAGGTTAGGGAGAACAGGCCTATTTTCATCCTCATCTTACTTTTCATAAATGTTGAGTatctgagctgctctcctctcACTCTGCCCCCATCTCTGGGCCTTAGTTCCAGCGGCTATACCATAGGGGGGTTGGGTGGCAAGGTCTCCAGAGGCCACCTCCTTTGATCCCATGGATCACAGACAGTTACGAAGATTAGTTATGAACAGGTTATGGCTTCATGGCCAGCCCTATGCTAGATATGAGTGCTAAAAACTAAAACTTCTGATCCTGAATCAGGACTAAGGGACTAGGACTAGTCCTGATCCAGGCCAAGCCCCATGAGGCCATCTGGCTGCTCCCCCTCCTCCAGGGCAGAGTTTGGGTACACACTCTTCCCCATCTTCCCAGTATCTCCCTGCGCAGGAGCAGGAGAGCAAGGCTTTGGGGCAGCCTGGAGTCTAAAGAGTTTGAGGGGTCCCCACACAAGAGTACAAAGGGACTAAGGCTGAAGGAAGGAGGAACCAAATTTCCAACCTGGGATCCCATAGCTCTGTGGGAACAGAAAACCATGTGGAAAGGCCACATGAGACTTTGGTGACCTTTGCCCTTTAGTGCTCAGGTGCCTGGTGCTCTGTGAAGGCACCTGCTCTACCCAGCTTGCACTCCCTATCAACAGTCCACCCCCCTCCCTCGGATAGGGTCAGCAGTCTGATGAGCTCACAGGAGCTACTGGCCTTAGCTGGGAAGTGGTAGAGTGGGCCCAAACCCACGGCTCTCCTCTGCTTTCCTAGAGCCACAAGGCAGGAAAGAGGGCCAAGTgtactccaatctctgcttccctTGGAGAAGGGCCTGAGAATCAGGTGTGGCTGAAGGAGCCCAAGTGGCGTGTCCCATCCAGGACATGTAGTGACTAAACTCACTTCTGAGGGGCTGGAACTCTCCTCCCTGTGGGGCACCTGCGGAGATGCACGTAGGCTGTAGCCTGGATGAGCGTTCAAGTGCTTTTCTTCAGCCAGCACTGTCGCTGAGAGCAATGTATCATTAGTAACAGCAAAGTGCTAGTTTTGAGCACCAGTGACACTGTGCTCATTAACTCTGCATCCTCACAACAGTTGATGGAACCAGTTGAGGAAAGGAGGCAAAGAGGTTAAGTAACCAGCCCGAGGTCACTTAGGGCCAGCACTTGACCACAGGGGGACCCCCGGCCCATCCTCTCCACTGTTCCCTCACCAAGACCAAGAGCAGTGTCCACGGTTCAGACCAAGTCAAAGCCCCTGGGTCTGGGTCAGAGGTGTGCTAGAATCAGCTCTGACAGGGCTTAGAAAGCCAGATGCCTACATCTCTTTCCAACTTCTCATTCAGTGACATCAAGTTGGTAGCTTGAAATAGGCGGAGGTGGGAGAATTGGAAAATGGCAAATGTTACCATCAGGGCTTCTCGTAGCTCAAAGAAAACTTGCTGTTAATCATCTACCACCACTGGTCTGGGCACACCTGGGGAACCAGGAGAAACCTGTTCCAAGGAGAGCTGCAGATGCGCTACACAGAATGTACACAGGAACACACTGAGCCGGGATACCTCACCTCAGGGCATCCAGCGCTGCCAGAGTGCTCTCAGGAGGTGCTGCCAGTCCAGGCTGGAGAAGCCAAGAATGCCCAATTTGGTGCTAATCCTGCCTCTACTATTTCCTAGCTGTAGGACCTCAAGCAGGGAATTTAATCTCTCCCAGGTAGAATGGAGACAAGAACACCATTGACTTCACCAGGCCTTTAAGAGGAATCAATGTCACAGGCGTGTCAAGATTCCatgaactggggctggggatgtggctcaagcggtagcgcactcgcctggcatgcgtgcggcccgggttctatcctcagcaccacatacaaaaacaaaagatgttgtgtctgccgagaactaaaaaataaatattaaaaaaattctctctctctctctctcccccactctctttaaaaaaaaaaaaaaaaaaaaaaagattccatgaactggctgggcgtggtggggcacgcctgtaatcccagaagctcaggaagctgaggcaggaggagcaaagccagcctcggcaaaagcaaggtgtaaataactcagtgagaccctgtctctaaataaaaggcaaaaaagggctgaggttgtagttcatgttaagcacccctgggttcaatccttggtaccaaaaaataaaataaaaaatccataaACTAAGCTGTGCCATTCTAAGTATTGAATCTGTTTCTGACCTGTCTGTCCCAGGCATTTTCCATCTCCTGAGGATCTGCACGAcctgccctcctccccagcctgccTCCAACCACTCTTGGTCCTGAGGGGAGCAGTCAGAAGAACCCAGAAGACCCCCAACTTCCCCCA from Ictidomys tridecemlineatus isolate mIctTri1 chromosome 5, mIctTri1.hap1, whole genome shotgun sequence includes:
- the Ngb gene encoding neuroglobin isoform X2; translated protein: MERPEPELIRQSWRAVSRSPLEHGTVLFARLFALEPELLPLFQYNGRQFSSPEDCLSSPEFLDHIRKVMLVIDTAVTNVEDLSSLEEYLAGLGRKHRAVGVKLSSFSGRGNKRMISGPTPTDGQ
- the Ngb gene encoding neuroglobin isoform X1, with translation MERPEPELIRQSWRAVSRSPLEHGTVLFARLFALEPELLPLFQYNGRQFSSPEDCLSSPEFLDHIRKVMLVIDTAVTNVEDLSSLEEYLAGLGRKHRAVGVKLSSFSTVGESLLYMLEKCLGPAFTPAMRAAWSQLYGLVVAAMSRGWDGE